The Plasmodium yoelii strain 17X genome assembly, chromosome: 8 genome includes a region encoding these proteins:
- a CDS encoding cytoadherence linked asexual protein 9: MIYWLVQSIFYIVILFLKNSYCFYIEENINELKKVINNELLYNELNRLQDMLLYTIEHDVLKLPIKTDDIKYEYINDNYNEISIHDNTSNKNESYLTLKHNATVEDVINYEHILKEQVALKYDPSISDKIKNKILLIRTLKIVKFMLVPIEEYKKNKDIKQALYKLNKFFIYDHKKSKNYDHFTSKLKTAIRENMLYSSKFIKIKNQMSQNDDISEYDVDYKDLLFSYQPNVEYMKNQDALSNYYGIGIYNQIGSHYIALGHFITLKMAFKHFNKYFVNGDLKFYTWGMILQFTPEDRFKALDLICDDTYPKKNKINKKNTIIKSRITGSSQDCSVLEFLIHQYNIYQIELFKKASILNLNMQLFLDTDSLKQNFFNFMCKKNNECNIYKGPHFKQENDDKYDFIDNNQKFSDYFIENIEKNNPYSVYTNYYYFTKYYNEFNQDQVIYVHILNLIGILSGSPSAFVSSLYLPGYYNAIQLSYIESQEIAELYNNLVKCYKVCYSRRSSALKNKIKNIFTVRYYDSSQCGICEGTMFYINNRTQDTTPMLQRYYNYVTQILNVSILSNLTDKMHIYESYDNFLMHDLNWFTFLFLFRMTTYQDIHNNTISNAMFLNLHNETKPKRTMVTFHWYPSYLKKFIIHYIRKNKSISLLNELESKVKKETIEKMKNSIRFVMHINSILQLDFFYYLNEKPLKNNHPYGLTMLIENKFKDWFMNYLTGFTMVNYDDNKGRYKLPEKREKREFLASKLKMWTIYVKKIITDAYVQNFNQKHVINLYKYHDIFNINNKIMVMRDSYELYIKNFDKVFFTGDILIYNKFFSSTPKIQILKDRALYYVHGLWGNQLNYYKFGVLYAYTINKKLLKEIVEELHTIYVTNKNVFNEVSFMQTVRLLFKKIQHSFFSHRRNDAVVSQFRLVRSSVYSLVRLFARPFIRSSSMNNIFFFNVRNNYSKLPKEERYQEIHESLASRFFEKTLFSIFHIMFIIKISKHVDRLDTIYGKANMLRIIVHEEPHLRLEYLYNSSMVDSLLNVFFPLYIKKPTVQLKYGKTFILANMFKLTSELFAIYNLNNLSMLCEYQAITGANYYSFKKLNDFIDRKFVPIILFGYYKKLANEINNPGQNRFVALRERAVDDGAIMLTLLYKSLYMAGNILYRNGAFFPNHLPEELQKQIDWIPLDKIENKPSAFYFDFQALFATVHGVCLKSFIYTLSVYFCFFDYSVFLFRLTTRIFDRFITVIDTYINAYIRSMFNRCTIDVFLKALSKIYDETKKEGYYREIIESRIYSKDYCNNDTECEFPQANTQIIEPIDISGSHYGTSFFYKDYNIDFEELDENELFLNDKSIINYESDLNFYQNDIDFTNKPFNLCSTNEQHKPDG, from the exons ATGATTTATTGGCTTGTTCAATCAATATTCTATATAGTAATactatttttgaaaaattctTATTGTTTCTATATAgaggaaaatataaatgaattaaaaaaagttattaaCAATGAATTGCTATATAACGAATTAAATAGATTACAAGACATGCTATTATATACAATAGAGCATGATGTGTTAAAGCTACCAATAAAAACAgatgatataaaatatgaatatattaatgataattataatgaaatatcaATACATGATAACACatctaataaaaatgaatctTATCTTACATTAAAACATAATGCCACAGTAGAAGATGtaataaattatgaacaCATTTTAAAAGAACAAGTGGCTTTAAAATATGATCCTTCTATATcagataaaattaaaaataaaattttactTATAAGAAcattaaaaattgttaaatttATGTTGGTACCAATTGAagagtataaaaaaaataaagatataaaacAAGCCTtatacaaattaaataaattttttatttatgatcataaaaaaagtaaaaattatgatcatTTTACTTCTAAATTAAAAACTGCAATTCGtgaaaatatgttatattcatcaaaatttattaaaataaaaaatcaaatgtCTCAAAATGATGATATCAGTGAATATGATGTTGATTACaaagatttattattttcatatcaGCCTAATGTTGAATATATGAAAAACCAAGATGCTCTATCTAATTATTATGGCATAGGTATATATAATCAAATCGGATCCCACTATATAG CGCTCGGCCATTTCATCACCCTCAAAATGGCATTTAAACATTTCAACAAGTATTTTGTAAATGGAGATTTAAAGTTTTATACATGGGGAATGATATTACAATTCACACCTGAAGATCGGTTTAAGGCTTTAGATTTAATATGTGATGATACATAtcccaaaaaaaataaaattaataaaaaaaatactattatAAAAAGCAGAATAACAGGATCATCACAAGATTGTTCAGTATTAGAATTTCTTATACatcaatataatatatatcaaattgAATTATTCAAAAAAGCTAGCATTCTAAATTTGAATATGCAACTATTTTTAGATACAgattctttaaaacaaaatttttttaactttatgtgtaaaaaaaataatgaatgtaatatatacaaaGGTCCACATTTTAAAcaagaaaatgatgataaatatgattttatagataataatCAAAAATTTAGTGATTATTTCAtagaaaatattgaaaaaaataatccaTATAGTGTATATactaattattattattttacaaaatattataatgaatttaaccAAGATCAAGTTatttatgtacatattttaaatttaattggAATTTTAT ctgGCAGTCCTAGTGCATTTGTTAGTTCCTTATATTTACCAGGATATTATAATG CCATTCAGCTTTCTTATATCGAAAGCCAAGAAATAGCGGAACTTTATAATAACCTAGTAAAAT GTTACAAAGTTTGCTATTCTAGAAGATCGAGCgctttaaaaaacaaaataaaaaatatattcaccGTTAGATATTATGATAGTTCCCAGTGCGGTATATGTGAAGGGACAATGTTCTAcataaata ATCGAACTCAAGATACCACTCCTATGTTACAAAGATATTACAATTATGTAACCCAAATTTTAAATGTGAGCATTTTAAGCAATTTAACAGATAAAATGCACATTTACGAAAGTTATGATAACTTTTTAATGCACGATTTAAATTGGTTCACCTTTCTATTCTTATTTAGAATGACAACATATCAAg atatacataataatacaatatcaaatGCCATGTTTCTAAATCTACATAATGAAACTAAGCCAAAACGAACTATGGTAACATTCCATTGGTATCCatcatatttaaaaaaatttataattcattatattcGAAAAAATAAGTCTATATCTTTGCTAAATG AATTAGAAAGTAAAGtgaaaaaagaaacaatcgaaaaaatgaaaaacagTATAAGATTTGTTATGCATATAAATTCAATACTACAACTagactttttttattacctAAATGAAAAACCTCTCAAAAATAATCACCCATATGGATTAACTATGttaatagaaaataaatttaaagatTGGTTTATGAATTATCTAACAGGGTTTACTATGGTTAattatgatgataataaaggGCGTTATAAATTACCTGAAAAACGTGAAAAGAGAGAATTTTTAGcatcaaaattaaaaatgtggactatatatgtaaaaaaaattataactgATGCATATGTTCAAAACTTTAATCAAAAACatgttataaatttatataaatatcatgatatattcaatataaataacaaaattatgGTAATGAGAGATTCATACGAACTTTATATCAAAAATTTTGATAAGGTATTTTTTACTGGTGATATTTTGATATACAATAAATTCTTTTCCTCTACACCcaaaatacaaatattgAAAGATAGAGCACTTTATTATGTTCATGGTTTATGGGGGAATCAacttaattattataaatttggtgttttatatgcatatactataaataaaaaacttTTAAAAGAAATCGTAGAAGAATTACATACTATTTATGTTAcgaataaaaatgtttttaatgaaGTCTCTTTTATGCAAACTGTTCGACTATTGTTCAAAAAAATTCAACACAGTTTTTTTTCTCACCGTCGAAACGATGCCGTGGTAAGTCAGTTTCGCCTCGTTCGCTCATCCGTTTATTCGCTCGTCCGTTTATTCGCTCGTCCGTTTATTCGCTCGTCC AGTATGAACAACATCTTCTTTTTCAACGTCCGAAACAACTACTCCAAACTGCCAAAAGAGGAAAGGTATCAAGAAATCCACGAATCATTGGCATCTCGTTTTTTCGAGAAAACGCTGTTCTCAATATTTCACATCatgtttattattaaaataagcAAACATGTAGATAGACTTGACACGATATATGGAAAAGCAAATATGCTAAGAATAATCGTACATGAAGAACCCCATTTAAGAttagaatatttatataatagtagTATGGTAGATAGTttattaaatgttttttttcctttatatataaaaaaaccaACAGTACAACTAAAATATGGtaaaacatttattttaGCTAACATGTTTAAATTAACATCGGAATTATTTgctatttataatttaaataatttaagcaTGTTATGTGAATATCAAGCTATAACAGGTGCTAATTATTATTccttcaaaaaattaaatgatttTATTGATAGAAAATTTGTACCTATCATTTTATTTGgctattataaaaaattagctAACGAAATTAACAATCCAGGTCAAAATAGATTTGTTGCACTTAGAGAACGGGCAGTAGATGATGGAGCAATTATGCTTACACTTCTTTATAAATCTCTATATATGGCTGGTAATATCTTATATCGAAATGGGGCTTTTTTTCCAAATCATTTACCAGAAGAATTACAAAAACAAATAGATTGGATACCACTTgataaaatagaaaataaaccaagtgcattttattttgattttcaAGCTTTATTTGCTACTGTTCATGGGGTTTGTTTaaaatcatttatatatacattaagtgtatatttttgtttcttTGATTATAGTGTATTTTTATTCAGATTAACTACACGTATATTTGATAGATTCATAACTGTTAtagatacatatataaatgcatatattaGATCAATGTTTAATAGATGTACAATAgatgtttttttaaaagctTTATCAAAAATTTATGATGAAACTAAAAAAGAAGGTTATTATAGAGAAATTATTGAATCTAGAATATATTCTAAAGATTATTGTAATAATGATACAGAATGTGAATTTCCACAAGCAAATACACAAATTATTGAACCTATTGATATTTCAGGAAGCCATTATGGaacatcatttttttataaagatTATAATATAGATTTTGAAGAGTTGGATGAAAATGAgctatttttaaatgataagagtattataaattatgaaagcgatttaaatttttatcaaaatgaTATCGATTTCACTAATAAACCATTTAATCTATGTAGTACCAATGAACAACATAAGCCTGATGGATGA
- a CDS encoding PIR protein, fragment, whose product MVILYLMFFLVKLIIYIFYLAKKKKNEKGYKFNWREQTDTHNYKFIYSKKKLKNL is encoded by the coding sequence ATGGttattctatatttaatgttttttttagtaaaattaataatttacatattttatttggcgaaaaaaaaaaaaaatgaaaaaggtTATAAATTCAATTGGAGGGAACAGACCGACAcacataattataaattcatttattcaaaaaaaaaactaaaaaatttataa
- a CDS encoding fam-b protein, whose translation MKELNILKKIIFFSIFIYSLEHTKNVLCNLSRANNTTITQPDSLNFKISKLPKKGDYFLDLLHSYDSIINIAAKIYENNEDCGETNGIIENAYSNENQNKFNVFDILGGIITEPEISKSDTSRKSMRVNKNYDKNSDDKNSDKNSDNKNSDKHSDKHSDKKSSGNNCKKKTSLFGAILSKIYICRH comes from the exons atgaaagaattgaatattttaaaaaaaattatatttttttcgatttttatttattctttgGAACATACTAAAAAT gTTTTATGTAATTTAAGCAGAGCAAATAATACGACCATAACACAACCAGActcattaaattttaaaattagtAAATTACCAAAAAAAGGagattattttttagatttattaCATTCTTATGAttcaattataaatattgcAGCTAagatatatgaaaataatgaagattGTGGCGAAACAAACGGTATTATAGAAAATGCATATTCAAATGAAAaccaaaataaatttaatgtaTTTGACATTTTAGGGGGAATAATTACTGAGCCAGAAATTTCAAAAAGTGATACTTCGAGGAAATCAATGAGAGTgaacaaaaattatgataaaaatagtgatgataaaaatagtgataaaaatagtgataataaaaatagcgATAAACATAGTGATAAACATAGTGATAAAAAATCATCTGGTAATAACTGTAAAAAAAAGACAAGTTTATTTGGAGCTATCCTatcaaaaatttatatatgcagGCATTGA
- a CDS encoding fam-a protein: MQLFCFQICFHFFCFHFFCFQFCFHFFCFRLFCFQICFRFFFSIFLFLFIKSKMNKIHIKVFFFGLSLYMCASDKVFANEPSLVNFTPPKDAPTKDVLTKGILTKGILNPDTAKKPPHGEGNLTKTTPPDNPFQTDDMSPNNPFNTDDLSADNPFHEDDISAGDIEPDNPFHEDDISADNPFHTDDLSLDDLSLDNPFHTDAISPDNPFHTDAISPDNPFQTDNISAGDIEPDNPFQTNDLSSGDIASDNPFHTDDLSLDDLSSDNPFQTDDMLPNNSIHTDDTSSDNSFQTYKKKKKSILVRLVQRMSAILIVILRAFACKQSKPKKYDLNKHIRTKNVPENATLGKATPDKSTTDKSTTDKSTTDKSTTDKSTTDSVNLDNDVKNDIMSINDSFDEIYEHNKNLVCNDSEETEKVTKFMNEAVTLLHKQIETTDGYQNHFNYNNSGIYTKKQDDKDIGKLNITIENPDKYDDIKNMLWDPNNPQNIDHRFLNGKPIRVYNPNLMIIQQCYMSISHSSIKYFHYLAKRVEISKDKTLIVYISTNMSDVNNDVESNISTLLEIAYSLESGCNFEEELKKKFVNLSGYSIKKKDTHIDVTYFNSIIDNYILAPLYDFKRVRSKNYILLMNLKEIFSPQNKYIPNSTFLLS, from the exons atgcaacttttttgttttcaaatttgttttcattttttttgttttcattttttttgttttcaattttgttttcattttttttgttttcgATTGTTTTGTTTTCAAATTtgttttcgattttttttttcgatttttttgtttttatttatcaagtctaaaatgaataaaatacatattaaggtatttttttttggtttaAGCTTGTATATGTGTGCAAGCGACAAAGTCTTTGCCAATGAACCTTCTTTAGTCAATTTTACTCCACCAAAAGATGCTCCAACAAAAGATGTTCTAACAAAAGGTATTCTAACAAAAGGTATTCTAAACCCTGATACTGCAAAAAAACCTCCTCACGGTGAAGGTAATCTAACCAAAACGACTCCGCCAGATAACCCTTTTCAGACAGATGATATGTCACCAAATAACCCTTTTAACACAGATGATCTATCAGCAGATAACCCGTTTCATGAAGATGACATATCAGCAGGTGACATAGAACCAGATAACCCGTTTCATGAAGATGACATATCAGCAGATAATCCTTTTCATACAGATGATCTATCATTAGATGATTTATCATTAGATAACCCTTTTCATACAGATGCTATATCACCAGATAACCCTTTTCATACAGATGCTATATCACCAGATAACCCTTTTCAGACAGATAATATATCAGCAGGTGACATAGAACCAGATAACCCTTTCCAAACAAATGATCTATCATCAGGTGACATAGCATCAGATAACCCTTTTCATACAGATGATCTATCATTAGATGATTTATCATCAGATAACCCTTTTCAGACAGATGATATGTTACCAAATAACTCTATTCATACAGATGATACATCATCAGATAACTCTTTTCAAacctataaaaaaaaaaaaaaatcaattttAGTTAGATTGGTTCAAAGAATGTCAGCTATATTAATAGTTATTTTACGAGCATTTGCTTGTAAACAATCTAAACCCAAAAAGTATGATTTAAACAAACATATTCGAACAAAAAATGTTCCAGAAAATGCTACTCTAGGCAAGGCTACTCCAGACAAATCTACTACAGACAAATCTACTACAGACAAATCTACTACAGACAAATCTACTACAGACAAATCTACTACAGATAGTGTTAATCTAGACAATGATGT taaaaatgatataatgTCGATCAATGATAGCTTCGatgaaatatatgaacataACAAGAATCTAGTATGTAACGATTCTGAAGAAACTGAAAAAGTGACGAAATTTATGAACGAAGCTGTAACACTTTTACATAAACAAATTGAAACTACAGATGGTTACCAAAATCATTTTAACTATAATAATTCAGGtatatatactaaaaaaCAAGACGATAAGGACATTGGAAAACTTAATATTACAATCGAAAATCCAGATAAG tatgatgatataaaaaacatgTTATGGGACCCCAATAATCCCCAAAATATCGATCACAGATTTCTTAAtg gAAAACCTATTCGTGTATACAATCCAAATTTAATGATTATTCAACAATGCTATATGAGTATTTCTCATTCAtccataaaatattttcattatttagcCAAAAGAGTTGAA ATATCAAAAGACAAAACTCTAATAGTATATATTTCAACAAATATGAGTGATGTTAATAATGACGTAGAAAGCAATATATCTACTCTCTTAGAAATTGCATATTCATTAGAATCTGGTTGTAATTTTGAAGAAGAACTTAAGAAAAAATTTGTTAACTTATCCGGATAtagcattaaaaaaaaagacacaCACATTGATGTTACCTATTTCAACTCT ATTATTGATAACTATATCTTAGCTCCACTTTATGACTTTAAAAGAGTTCGatcaaaaaattatattcttcTTATGAACTTAAAGGAAATTTTTTCCCcccaaaataaatatattcccaATAGTACCTTTTTATTATCGTAA